GATTATTCAATGTCAAGCGTTGTTGAAGCCCTGGTTCCAGGCGGAAAAGCAAATCCAGGACCACCACTTGGTCCAGCTTTAGGTCCGCTAGGTGTTAACATCAAAGATGTTGTTGATGCTATCAATGAGAAGACAAAAGATTACAATGGAATGCAGGTTCCTGTAAAAGTAATCGTAGATGACGATAAGAATGTAGAGATCGAGGTTGGTACTCCACCAACAGCTGCATTGATCAAGCAGGAAATTGGTATTGAAAAAGGCTCAGGTGAGCCACATGTCAACATTGTTGGTGACATCACAATTCCACAAGTTGCAAAGATCGCCCGCATGAAAAAGGACGACCTGTTGTCCTACGATCTTAAGGCCGCAGTCAAGGAAGTAATTGGTACCTGTGTACCAATGGGTGTTACCGCTGAAGGTATGAAACCTCAGGAATGCCAGAAAGCCATTGATGAAGGCAAATTTGATGATGCATTGGCAGCTGAATCCTGGTGATTCACTGCCCCTTAACCGATAGCTTTAAAATAAATAGCTCTCTATTTGAGAGCCCTTACAGTATGATCCGTAGGAGACCTTTGAGGTCTATCGAACTACGGGAGGTACAGAATGGTAGAAGAAACTATACTGGACGCCGTAAATAAGTTATTTGAGGAGTCCCCGCAGCGCAAGTTCCCTGAAAGTGTTGACCTTGCAATTAACTTAAAAAATATCGATCTGAGCCAGCCTAAAAACCGTGTGGATGAAGAAATTATGCTTCCCAACGGTCGTGGCAGGGATATCAAGATCGGTGTTTTCGCAAAAGGTGAGGTTGGGCTTCAGGCCAAAGAGGCTGGCTGTGAATACGTTTTCTCCGAAGAAGATCTTGAAGAGCTTGGAGAAGACAAAGCCAAGGCAAGAGCAATTGCCAATGAATGCGACTTCTTTATTGCAGAAGTGCAGTACATGCCTTTGATTGGTAAGAGCCTGGGTGTTGTGTTGGGTCCAAGAGGAAAAATGCCAATTCCTCTCCCCCCTGGTAAGGACGTAGTAGAACTTATCAATTCCTCAAGAAACTCAATTCGTATCCGTTCCAAGGATAAGATGACCTTCCACGTGGCAGTTGGAAGGAGGGACATGGATGCGGAAAAAGTCGCAGAGAACATTGAAACAGTTGTAAGTAGGGTTGAACATTCTCTTGAAAAGGGTATACATAACCTCAAGTCAGTTTATGTTACAACCACTATGGGCAAATCCGTGAGGGTGGCATGATGGAAGCAGTTCATCACAGTGAACACATCCCACAATGGAAGAAGAAGGAAATTGAGGATATTAAGGAACTTATTAATTCCTATCCACTGTTCGGCATTGTTGGTGTCGGCGGGATTCCTGCAAAACAGCTTCAGTCCATGAGGAGAGTTCTAAAAGACCTCGCGGTAGTCAAAGTTTCAAGGAACACTCTCATAAAGAGAGCACTTGAAGAATCTGCTCAGGAATGTGCAGATATGGTTGATTTCCTTGAGGAACAATCAGCTCTCGTTTTCACAAATGAGAATCCTTTCAAGCTTTACAAATTACTTGAAGGCAGCAAGACTCCTTCTCCAATAAAGGCAGGTGCAGTGGCACCAAATGACATTGAAGTTGAGAAGGGACCAACAAGCTTCCCGCCAGGACCAATTCTCGGTGATCTGCAAAGTGCAGGCATCCCCGCAGCTATTGATGGTGGAAGTGTGGTCATCAGTCAGGACAAAGTCGTGGCAGCAAAAGGAGATGTAGTTTCCCAGAAACTCGCATCCATGCTTACAAGACTGGAGATTTATCCTGTAGAAGTAGGTCTTGACCTCAGGGCAGTGTTTGAGGAAGGCTCAATTTTTGGTCCGGATGTACTTGCCATTGATGAAGATAAATACTTCTCTGATATTGCAATGGCAGCTCAGCAGGCATTCAACCTCGCTGTTAACATGGCATATCCGACAGATGCTACAATCAGCACTCTCATTTCAAAAGCCGCTTCAGAGGCAAAGAACCTCGGTATCAACGCCGCAGTCATGGAACCAGAACTTATGGATTCCCTCCTTTCCAAGGCACAGTCACAAATGCTTTCCCTTGCATCTGCTGTAGCAGGCAAGGATGCAAACGCTGTGGACGAGGAATTAAGTTCCGCACTTGGTGCAGCAGCACAGAGTGCAGCAGCAGCACCTGCAGCAGTTGAAGAAGCTCCTGCAGAAGAGGCTGAGGAAGAAAAGGAAGAAGAATCCGAAGAGGAAGGAATGGCCGGTCTCGGTGCACTCTTTGGTTAAAATTTGATATTAATTAATTAGGTGATTTAAATGGAATACATATATGCAGCACTTTTACTCCACAACGCAGAAAAGGAGATTACAGAAGAAACAGTAACTGCTGTTCTCACAGCAGCAGGTATCGATGTAGATGACGCACGTGCAAAAGCACTCGTTGCAGCTCTTGATGGCGTAGACATCGAAGAAGCAATGGCAACCGCAGCAGTCGCAGCAGCTCCAGCAGCCGCAGCAGCACCTGCAGCAGAAGAAGCTCCAGCAGCAGAAGAAGCTGCTGAAGAAGAAGCTGCTGAAGAAGAAGAGAGCGGCATGGCCGGTCTCGGTGCACTCTTTGGCTAAATTTGATACCTGTGTCCGCAAATGCGGACACCACTCTTTCTTTTTTTGTTTCTTAAGGGCTTAACTTATCTGTTTTCAAAACCAAATGGCAACCAATGTCTAATTTCAATACTGCGGTTCGTGCTTTATGGCAGATGCGAATACGCAAGCGTCCGTTTGTCCTGTCACATGGAATCAATTCAACCTGCAACATGCAATGCAGTTTTTGTGATTACTGGCGCGAAGAAAAGCAGGAAATGACGGTTGAAGAAATCTTTTCCATGCTGGATGATGCAAAAGACTTTGGAATTGGAGTTTACAATGCATGGACTGTCGAACCTTTAATGAGATCCGAGTTGCCTGAAATTCTTGAATATGCTCACTCCCTGGAACTGAAAACTTCTCTTGTGACTAACGGCCTTTTGCTGAAAAAGCGAATTTCGGAACTTACTGATCTTGATTATCTCTCAGTTTCTGTCGACGGGATTGAAACTTACCGTGACTCCAGGGGTGTGGATTTTTCCCGGATTCTCCCCGGAATTGAAGAAGCTGTATCCACTTTTGAAAAACATGTTCTCTTAAACTGTGTCATAAGCAACAGGAATATTCATGAACTTCGTGATCTTGTGCTCCTAGCAGATGATCTTGGGGCCATGATTTCCTTTGAACCTATGTATGAATTTTCCAGCATTGAGGATAATGTGTGGGATAAAATCGGAGTTCGGGACAAAAACCAGCATAGGATGGCAGTTGACGATCTAATTCATATGAAAGAGGCCGGCTATCCTATCATAAATTCAAAGACATATCTTCAGATGGTCAGAGATATGAGGCCTAAATGGAAATGCCATGCTCCGAACATTCTCATCGGGGTATCACAGGAGGGTATGGTCTATACTTGCAGGGTCCACCGAGAACCTCTGGCCGATATTCGTGACGGGCTCGAAAATGTCTGGAAGCAATGGGGTAAACAGATGCAAGAGAAAGCATCTTCATGCGAAGGATGCCTCTTTTTCGGATATGCAGAAAACAGTATGATGTACCGTTTTAACCCGGAAGTCATTCGTCATTACGAGTGGATGTAACCTTTCGAAGACAGATTTCCGGATGACCTGAGATCGAAAGCCTTTCTGCAGCATTTCCCATGCTGACTGCGATTTCAAGAAACCCATGACTTCCAACTAAAGCAACTGTTTCTTCGGGGGTCGCATTCGCATAGGTTTCTACAAACCTGATTTCATTTCCTTCAAGTTCAAGGATATCTCCGGATTCTACAATATTATGCAATAATCGGGCAGGAATGCTTGTTACGATATTTCCGAAGTCATCCACATAATTGACTTTGCCCCTCATAGATTCGACTTTAACCCTGGCTTCTTCAATGTGGAGGCAAACATAACAGTCACTTGGTTTGGCCAGTTCTTCCGGTTTTTTGCCGGAGGCCAGGTATGCACCAACCGGTGCAAACACATCCCTGCCATGGAACGTGGGTGATATTTCCGGAAAGAGCTTATCAACCTGAATTATCCATACTTTCATTTTTCCACATCTGTGGGCTGCAGGAATCATTAAACCATTGTCCGGTCCAACAAAATAATGCCCTCCTGCTTCCAGTATGAGCGCCTTTCGGAGAGTCCCGACTCCGGGATCCACCACTGCCACATGGACTGTCCTTTTCGGAAAAAGGTGGGCTGTATTGTACAGTGCAAATGCCCCTGACAGAATATCTCCCTGCGGGATAGTGTGTGAAATATCGACGATTGTAGCCTCTTCACAAATATCCAGTATTACGGCTTTCATGGATGCCGGATACAAAGTCCCAAAATCTGTTGTCAGGGTAATGGTAGCCATTAGTAAACAATTGATTTTTAAGATTATTACCGTTTTTGCTATCTTCCATTTAGTGAAATTAGGGCCTCTTCTTGAAAGCATTAGAAATTATTTATTGATTTCACAATAATATTAGAAGAATACAGTTTTATACTAACATGCAGGTTTTAGGGGCGGGGAGTACTAGTGAATTCTACATATGTATTTATAATTGCATTAATTTGCGTTGAACTGACGTTTCTTGCATGTCTGGATTGTGTTTCAAACGGGAACTATGGCATAGGATTCCTTTTTCTGATTGGAGCCATGGTGTTTGCATTCATGTTCCCGGCAATTGCTGATTAAACTCCTTTGAATCCTCACACAATTGAATGCCCTAAGCCTTCATTTTTGGAGTAAGTATATATAGTGCATTTCCTTTAGTAGCAGCATTCACTCAATTGAGGGATTTACTAATGGATGCATATCAATTATTTCTCATATTGCTTGCACTCTATCTGGGTGTACTGGTCGCCATTGGTTGGTACTTTACAAAACGGCAGAAGACCGTTACTGACTTCTGGCTCGCAGGAAGAAGGATTGGCACAATAGGTGTCGGATTTTCTTCCGCTGCATCGTGGTTGACCGCAGGAGGTATTCTTGCGGTAATTGGTTTCTTCATGCTTTTGGGCATGGGTTCCATCTGGGGATTTGTTGCCCCGAACATTTTAGCCCTTTTGATTATCGCCATCTTTGTCAAGAGATTCAAGAATCTCCCGGCTATCACTCAACCGGAATTGCTTGAACAGCGTTACAGTTCAGCAATTAGGGCACCTGTGGGAATTATTATCGCTATTGTCATGATCCTTTTTGCAGTAGCCGATATCAAAGGTTTTGCACTGGTTCTCCAGATATTCTACGGCCTGGATCCAATCTATGCAGCATTAATTGTCGCCCTGGCAGTCTCTGTTTATGTGACTCTTGGCGGACTACATGCTGTTGTCTGGACTGACGTAATGCAGTTCGTATTCCTTGTACTCTTAACAATTGCAATAGCTATTGTTTCAGTAGGTGCTGCAACAGGTGGTGTCGGAGCTCCGGCAGATGCAGCAGAACTCTTCTCTTCAGTACCCTCGAATTGGTGGAATCCGATAAGTATCGGTATCCCGATGGTGCTAATTTTCATCTTCGCAATCATTCCGGGATGGATTACTGAACAGGATCCATGGCAGAAAGTCTGGGCGGCCAAAGATGTGAAATCTGCTCGCAATGGTTTGTTAATTGGTTCCCTTCTGGTAACCATTGTCTTCGCAGCATGTGCGGTAATAGCCATTGCTTTGAGTTCGATTTATCCTGAAATTCCGGCGTCCTTTGGGGAAATCGGAATGGGCGCCATGGCACAGGCAGAGCCGGCGATGCTTGTATTCATAATTTCGTATTTCTCCCCGGCAATAGTTGCATTATGTTCTATTGGTCTTGTAGCAGCTGCGATGTCTTCAGCTGATACCTTTGCAACTTCCGGTGCGTCATCCCTTTCAAGGGATATTTACCAGCGTTTCATCAAACCGGATGCCACAATGAAGGAAATGCTTGTCATAAACCGTGTCTGTGTCCTGATTATTATCGCCGCAGCTACAATAGGATCATTCCTTATTGACGGTATTATTGAAGCAATCCACATTGCGACTTTCATCGCCAGCGCATCATATTTCTTCCCTCTCATGGGAGGTCTCTACTGGAAGCGTGCAACAAAGCAGGGTGCTATGGCAGGATTGATTGTGGGTGCAGTGGTTCAGATTTCCCTTGTGGCCTATGATCTTTACATGACACCACCATTCGCCACAGCACACCTTGAAACCATCCATCCTATCCTGATGAGTCACGGTGTTATCGTGGGAATGGCTCTCAGCGGTATTGCTTTCTTTGGCGTATCCCTCGCAACAAAACGCTCAAGCAGTGTTAACCTTGCTCCGTTCTTCAAGGATGAGGCAGAAAACCTTGCTGCAGAAGAAGCAAAAGCTGTGGATGCAGATAGCCCTGATTTCCAGACATTCGTTACAACAATCGATGAACAGGCTGTCGGGGAACGTGCTCATTTGCATGTAAGAATGGAAAGTTCTGCATCACTTAACTGGAAGAGATTTGTTGAAGCACTTCACACCACTTATCCTGCATGGGTTACATCCACTGGTATTGATTCCATTTACAGGCTTGTCCAGGCTGACATGCTTGCCTGTGTTTCAATTACCCGGGGTAACAACGACAAGGAAATCTGGTTTGCATCAGAACCAAATGTAAACGACATCGAACTCCAGAAGAAGGAACTATTTGTTGCCTACAATGAAGTATCCCAGGCTCTTGAGAGCATCGGGATATTCATCAGCATTCCTGAAAACAAGTAATGTTACAATGCCTCCTTAATTAAGGGGGCGTTATCTTTTTTACATAGGTTAACTGTGATGAATACAATGGATAGCAAAGCTTTTTGCATTATTCTTGTGGTACTTTTTTCCGTTCTTTTTGCAAGTGGATGCATTGATGAACTTGTGGCCGTTCAGGAGGATGGACCTGTAAATGTTTCCGTTTACGAAATCGTATACAACGGGAAAGAAGCGAATGCAACCACATTTAATGAAACAACCTTTTTCCTGACAAAGGATGGCTTTGCAACAGGTGTTTATGCTCTGGATAACGCTTCTTCTATTGAAATTATCCCGATGGAGGATCTCACCAATCCCGGGGAAGATCCCATTTCCGAGATAGTAATAATTGCTGAAGACTCCGGCAATGTGACTGATGTTGAGGAGACTTTGAGACAGTTGTCTCTACGAGAAGAAGCTACAGATCTCAATTTCACAATTGAAGAGGTTGTGGAAAGAGGACAAAAGTCGCAGGTAATCGATTTTAATAAATCAATTACGGGATTTGTTGCATTTAAGGTGAACGTGCCGCTAGGGCAGGATTTCATTTACATGCCAACACATGATTCAGTGGTGAGAATAGTTCTTCCTGCAGGTTATACCACAGGCAATCCTTTCATAGGCAAAGTCCAACCCGAGGTCAATTTCACGTATCATGATGAAAACGACAGGCAGGTTCTTGGATGGATAGATCTTCACAGGGAACCGTCCTCATTGCTGCCTGCGGATCTCTTTAACCGAAGCGGCGTAGATTCCGATGAAAGTCCGGTGGAATACCATCCGGTAATTCTCAAATTCTATACCACTTCCGCACCTCTGGGGTTGTTAGTGGGAACTACTATTCTCAGCATAGCAACTTTGATTGTAGCCTTAAATTATGCTTCAACCAGGCGCAAGCTCGAAGAGAAACGTATGGAAATAGAGAACATGGATGCCCGGAAAAAGGATTGAAGTTATTCAAACTTCAAACTGCATTCCGTCATATCCCAAAGGAAAATCCTTGCTTGCTTCCTCATGAGGCTTGAAATAGTGGCTCAGGTGCGTTAAAACAATATTTTTCGCCTGGATGCGTTCCCCGAGTTCCATGGCCTGTATGGCATCCATGTGTTTTTTGATATGAAATTTGGTTAGATCCGGTACAATTGCGTCGGCGATGAGAAGATCCGGTCTGTCCATTACTTCAAGGCTCTTTTCCGGGAACAAGCTTTCGCAATCACCGGTGAAAACGACTTTCCTCTCCCCTTCCTGTATTACCACACCGATAGGGTTTTTGGAAGGTCTGTGCCTTACCCCGAAAAGTGTGAACTTGAGGCCAATGAGTTCAAATGGTTCATACAAAGCGATGTCGTGTCTGCTGGGTCCCAGGAATGAAAGGTAATCGATGATATAGTCAAGGGTTTCCGTAACTCCGTAGACATCAACTTTACGTTGTACCCGATGGAATTCTGCAAATCCTGTAAAATGATCATAGTGACCATGTGTCCAGATTACCCCGTCAACATGCTCCACTCCGATTTTCAGTAGCTGTGCACGGAGATCCGGGCCTGTGTCGACTAATACCTTGCCAGTTTCACTTTCTACAAGCAGGGAACTCCTGAGTCTCTGACTCTTTGTTCCCTTCCGGGCGTCATTGCATGTGGGGCAATGGCATCCAATAATCGGGGTTCCGGGAGCATCACCGGTTCCCAGTAAAGTAATTTTCATAAACTTTCCCCGGTTTTCAGGTAAAATTGCGGCTTATGTATTCATCAGATTTGATGATTGCCCGTGCATTGAAGATTTCAATCGCGTCAAGGAGGTCTTCCTGTGTTAGTTCGGTTCTCTCCTCAAGAAGTGCAGACAGGACACTTTCCCGAATAATCATCCTGAGGTCGGAGCCTGTATACCCTTCGGTGAGTTCTGCAATTTCTTCAGTATCCATTTTACCCTTAATCTTACGGGTGACAATGTCAAGGATTTCCTTCCTCATTTCAAGGTCTGGCAACGGGAATTCCATGATTTCATCGAAACGCCTCCACGCAGCCGAATCAAGCATGTGCGGGTGATTGGTGGCGGCTATCAGCAGAACGCCGTCGTTTGTGAGACTAATACTGTCAATGGCCTTCAGGAGAGTGTTAACCGCTCTTTTGAGTGCGGCATGTTCGTCGGAGGTACGGGTTTTTGCGATGAAGTCAAATTCATCAATGAACAGGATACAGGGATTGAGTCTTCTCGCCAGTTCGAAAACCCTGTCTATGTTCTTGGCCGTTTCCCCGAGATACTGGTCGGTTATCATTGAAAGCTTGACTTCAACAAAGGGGACTGCCAGTTTTTCGGAAAGTGCTCTTGCAACCGATGTTTTCCCGGTACCTGGAGCTCCGACCAGAAGTACCTTCCCGACGTCATATAGGCCTATTTCCCTCAGGTAATCCCTGTATGTTATGGCCTTGACAATCTTTTCCACTTTTTCTTCCTGCTTGGAAGTCAGGACAAGCTCACTAAGCGGCTGTATGATGTCCTCGGGAGCGATGAGGTGGGCGAGTTTGAGCATATCTTCCCCGCCTTCTTCCTGACTGATCCTTTCCTGCAGGGATTCCAGCCATTCCCTGTCCACTTCCTTGGGTCGGGTGAATTCAAGGGCTGCATTATAATCTGCGTGCTCATGTTCACGTTTTTCAAAATAATATGCGAGAATGGGGTTGTTGTTGATTCGTTCTATTGAATCTTCCTGTTTTTCAAACCAGTCTGCAGCTACGTCAAAAGACGTGAGTTTTAATTTGTATCCTACGTCATCGATTTCAAGGAACGGAATACCCTGTACCGCAGCTTTTTGGTTTTCTATCCCGTAGAGTTTTTCCAGATCCGAGAGCGATACTTTCACGGGTTTTGGAACGCCTTTGTATTGCTTGTTCCAGTAGTTTTTCCTGATATCGCGAGGCAGACTGTTTTCATCCAATTCCTTGTGATCGTTATAGACGCTGGTCGTGAGCAGTAGTTCAACGATGTCGAGACGACTTTCTGACATATTCAAATTATCTCCGGTTTTGTGACAAGTATTTCGATCCATACTGGTACGCTTTTTTTTTAGATATATTTTGTGCACCAAATCAGGCCCGGCGGAAAAATCCGTTTTTAGGTTCGTAGATATGACCGGATTCAAGCAATTTGCGTAATGTTGTCTCGAATTTTTCCTCACCAAGCCCCAGTTTACCGGCGCTGCTTTTCAGCTCTTCGTGGGATATGTTTCCCTTTTCGGGGATATTTGAGAGAACAATTTCCAGAGGTTTTCTCGGTCGGGTGACGTCATCTGCTTTCTCTTTGATTTTTGATTCGTCAACTTCAACCGTCGAGATAATGCTGGCAGTGCCCTTACCGACAAGCGATGCCTGCAACTTTGTTCTTGCGAGAATTGCTTCCTCAAGATCGGTTGAATTGTGGAATTGTCTCAGTTTTCTAAACTTAAGATTTGCACCACAGTTCTGGCAGCGTATGGTTTTTTGTCCTGTATCTTCTACTATCTGGGACTGTATCCGGCATTTCGGGCAGACTACGACCACGTAATGCTTTTCCCAGTCGCTCATTTCCCGTATCTCCTCTGCCGGTTCTGGAAGTCACGCATTATTCTGAGGAGGTCAATTTTCCTCAGGCTTTCCCAGTTGACATCGGTAAAAAATAACTCTGCGTATACGGATTGCCAGATAAGGAAATCGGAAAGATGTTTTCCCCCTGCACGTATGATTAGATCAGGCTCTGTCCGGATCGTGAGATTATCCTCTATGGATTTTTCGGTGATTTCGTCCGGCTGTAGCTCGCCGACCTCGACTTTTTTAAGGATGGCCCTGACAGCATGTGTCAGTTCCCTTTTCCCGCCGAATCCCACAAGGATGTTGATTAAAGGCTTCTCATTCCCGTTCTTTGCCACAAGAGTGCCTTTGTCGTTGTAAATCGCATATTCCGTTTTCAGGGACATGCCGGCAAACATCTGTCGCAGGGTTTCTGCGAGCTTGCCTGCCATTTCTTCCTGCAGTTGGGGTTCGATGTCCAGAACATCGATGTAAGTGCTTATCTCGGTAACTCCGAGTTTTGAACTCCAGTTGACGAAATCCCTTAGTTTGGATACTCCGTTTCTGCTCAGGATGTCGGTTTCCGCCAGTACAAGGGCAACATGTTCGGGAATTGCCCTTCCCGGTTTCATGACCGTGTTTTGCAGACGTTTTTCATAGATTTTCCTGAGCATGGCGGATTACTCCGGGACGCTTAACGGGCAGTTGATACGATTTTAATTACGTCCCCGTCCTGCAATTCGTGTTTTTCCCCGAGTCTCATTTTCGTACGGCCATCGACGGCGTAGAGGAATGCCTTCCCGATGTCGGTGTGGACGCGGTAGGCAAGATCATGGGCGGTTGATCCGCGTTTCATGAGATAGGCGTCAGGAAGCATGTTCTCGTTCTTGTCCGTCCAGTGGCTCTCATCCTCCACAGGGTAGACGACAATCAGGTCGAGTAATTCAAAAACGGCTTTGTTGATGCATTCCTGAACTCCGCAACCGGCCGGTTTGTGGGATTGCATGAATGCCTTGAGGCTTTCAAGTCCTTTCTTCTGCTTGTCATCGAGGTCTTCGGAGATGATGTTGAAATCCTCGTTTCCGGGGATGTAATCGATAATTTCATGTTTTGCGGCATTACGCAGGGCAAGTTCGGCTGCAGCACTTGTGGGAACCACTATTAAGTCGAGCTCGCGGAGCTTTTTCACGTTTTCAGGAGGTGCGACATCCATCTTGTTGGCTGCGATCATGAGGGGTTTGCTTAGTATCCGTATTATTTCGCAGAGTTCGCAGAGCTGGTTTTCTTCCCATTTCTCATAGTTGTCATCCTTGTACTGGCAGAGGGCTTCGTGCACATCAGCCTCGCAGACGCCGGCTCCCATGAGCTGCTCGGCGATTGCCTGCTCGGGTTTGAGTCCTTCGGCTTTGATTTTACGGGCGAGCCTGAGCCAGTTGCGGTTCAGGATGCCTGCCATCCACATGGTGATTTCCCGGTTGAGGAAGTCAATGTCACCAAGGGGGTCGTGGCTGCCGATGTCTCCGGGGTTGCCTTCGATATCCGTGCCCCCGGAGGCGTCGATTACGTGGATGATTGCCTGTGCCTGGCGCAGTTCATCAAGGAAAGCATTGCCCAATCCCCGGCCCTTGTGGGCGTCAGGGACAAGTCCTGCAACATCGATAATTTCGATAGGTACGTAGCGCACGCCATCATTGCATTTCCCGCAGGGTTTGCCTTTTTCGGTGCATGGGCAGTCCGTGCGCACATAGGTTACACCACGGTTGGCGTTGATGGTTGTGAATGGATAATTTGCGATTTCCACATCGGCCAGTGTGGCGGCTTTAAAAAACGTTGATTTTCCGGCGTTAGGCTTGCCGGCAAGGCCTATGGTCATTGTCATGCTAATCCCTCATACTCTACAGGCATTTAATTTTTATCTTGTGGCTCTGCAGAAACTCCCCGATTATTCAAACACGACAAGTTTAACCACAGAGAACACAGAGCTCTCAGAGGATTTTGCAGTCTCCCTCCGTGCTCTCTGTGACCTGCACGCCTCACAGGCGTAGAAGGCACTCAACTCCACAGGAGGTGAGTGTGCTCTGTGTTTTTTAGCTATGTTTCTTCTGCAATTACCAATCCCTATAATTTGATTATAAGTAGTTATGAATTACTAATAAAAACTTATAAGAACTAATAATATAATAGTTTCATATTCATCTGATTTCGATGAAACAGATGTATCCCGAAAGGTGATTTCCATGTCTGATGCAACTACAATACCAACAACAAAAGATATCAGGGACCGGCTGAAAACCTACGGCCAAAAAGGAGATACTTACAGCGATATCCTGAACCGTCTCATGGATTGTGCTGACAGGGATGAATTCATGGATCGGATGTACCGCCGGCTGGAAGACAAGGATCAGTTTGTTTCGCTCGATAACATTTGAGCGTGATCCGGCATGCACTATAATATAAGCATTCACAGGGACGTGCAGAAGTATCTGAACGCACTTGATTCCGGCACAAAGAGCCGGCTTGTGGAAGGCTTAAGGCAACTAAAAAACGATCCGCTTTCCCGTGATGTCAAAAAATTGAAGGGGACAAAGGGCAGGCAAGACTTGTATCGTCTCCGAATAGGCGATTATCGTGCTATCTTCTCCATTGAGGATGACAACGTTTACATCCTTGAAATCATGCTACGTAAGGGTATGGCTGGATTGAGCGCCTCTTTGTCCTCTAATGAATGAAGCCTTCACCAGCAAGCTTTATATCTGAAAAACATGTACAACATCAAAGCGTGTCCCGGTAGGGTAGCGGATATCCTTGAAGCCTGCGGAGCTTTAGACCCGAGTTCAAGTCTCGGTCGGGACGCTTTATTCTCTTCTTTTGTTTAATCGTTTTCAGTTAGTTTTGCTGCAATTGTTAGTACATACTATTTTATTTTCGTCTATCCAATTCTTTATTTACAGAATTATGCTGTCAAAATAGATTTGATGCTCAAAGTTAGGTTGCAAGTCTGGGAAAATTTATAAAGCGTTCAAAGAAAATACTATTAGTTCTCTAGGGGTTAATTATGAATTCAAAAGCTTTGACATTGGAAGAGCGCGTTAAACATATAGAATGGACATTGGTATCTTTTATCCTCTTCATCGTGTCCTATAATGCATTGGTCAATCCTGAAATAATACCCTCGTATTATGGGAACTATGGAATAACTATCTATCTTGCAATTTTTTTGGTTTCATTGACTATACTAATATGGCATATTGTTTTTGTAACTTCTTCAGTGGTCTTCGACACAAGTGAGAGAACAGCTAATTTTGTTGAAAACAATCGAAAACCTGTTTTCATTGCGTTAATTTTTCTCATTGCTGTCCTTGGCATCTATGCTTTTAAATTGACTATGGATCAGTTTGATTTGTCTTCAAAAGAGATTGCTCAAGCCGTCCTAGCGGGTTTGCCTCTATTAGCAGTAGCAAATGCTAAAAAAGTAGCTGTTTGGATGAGGAAGCATCTTTCAGAAACTAAG
This genomic stretch from Methanohalophilus levihalophilus harbors:
- a CDS encoding DUF5803 family protein produces the protein MDSKAFCIILVVLFSVLFASGCIDELVAVQEDGPVNVSVYEIVYNGKEANATTFNETTFFLTKDGFATGVYALDNASSIEIIPMEDLTNPGEDPISEIVIIAEDSGNVTDVEETLRQLSLREEATDLNFTIEEVVERGQKSQVIDFNKSITGFVAFKVNVPLGQDFIYMPTHDSVVRIVLPAGYTTGNPFIGKVQPEVNFTYHDENDRQVLGWIDLHREPSSLLPADLFNRSGVDSDESPVEYHPVILKFYTTSAPLGLLVGTTILSIATLIVALNYASTRRKLEEKRMEIENMDARKKD
- a CDS encoding ATP-binding protein — its product is MSESRLDIVELLLTTSVYNDHKELDENSLPRDIRKNYWNKQYKGVPKPVKVSLSDLEKLYGIENQKAAVQGIPFLEIDDVGYKLKLTSFDVAADWFEKQEDSIERINNNPILAYYFEKREHEHADYNAALEFTRPKEVDREWLESLQERISQEEGGEDMLKLAHLIAPEDIIQPLSELVLTSKQEEKVEKIVKAITYRDYLREIGLYDVGKVLLVGAPGTGKTSVARALSEKLAVPFVEVKLSMITDQYLGETAKNIDRVFELARRLNPCILFIDEFDFIAKTRTSDEHAALKRAVNTLLKAIDSISLTNDGVLLIAATNHPHMLDSAAWRRFDEIMEFPLPDLEMRKEILDIVTRKIKGKMDTEEIAELTEGYTGSDLRMIIRESVLSALLEERTELTQEDLLDAIEIFNARAIIKSDEYISRNFT
- a CDS encoding MBL fold metallo-hydrolase — encoded protein: MKITLLGTGDAPGTPIIGCHCPTCNDARKGTKSQRLRSSLLVESETGKVLVDTGPDLRAQLLKIGVEHVDGVIWTHGHYDHFTGFAEFHRVQRKVDVYGVTETLDYIIDYLSFLGPSRHDIALYEPFELIGLKFTLFGVRHRPSKNPIGVVIQEGERKVVFTGDCESLFPEKSLEVMDRPDLLIADAIVPDLTKFHIKKHMDAIQAMELGERIQAKNIVLTHLSHYFKPHEEASKDFPLGYDGMQFEV
- a CDS encoding undecaprenyl diphosphate synthase family protein encodes the protein MLRKIYEKRLQNTVMKPGRAIPEHVALVLAETDILSRNGVSKLRDFVNWSSKLGVTEISTYIDVLDIEPQLQEEMAGKLAETLRQMFAGMSLKTEYAIYNDKGTLVAKNGNEKPLINILVGFGGKRELTHAVRAILKKVEVGELQPDEITEKSIEDNLTIRTEPDLIIRAGGKHLSDFLIWQSVYAELFFTDVNWESLRKIDLLRIMRDFQNRQRRYGK
- a CDS encoding sodium:solute symporter family protein translates to MDAYQLFLILLALYLGVLVAIGWYFTKRQKTVTDFWLAGRRIGTIGVGFSSAASWLTAGGILAVIGFFMLLGMGSIWGFVAPNILALLIIAIFVKRFKNLPAITQPELLEQRYSSAIRAPVGIIIAIVMILFAVADIKGFALVLQIFYGLDPIYAALIVALAVSVYVTLGGLHAVVWTDVMQFVFLVLLTIAIAIVSVGAATGGVGAPADAAELFSSVPSNWWNPISIGIPMVLIFIFAIIPGWITEQDPWQKVWAAKDVKSARNGLLIGSLLVTIVFAACAVIAIALSSIYPEIPASFGEIGMGAMAQAEPAMLVFIISYFSPAIVALCSIGLVAAAMSSADTFATSGASSLSRDIYQRFIKPDATMKEMLVINRVCVLIIIAAATIGSFLIDGIIEAIHIATFIASASYFFPLMGGLYWKRATKQGAMAGLIVGAVVQISLVAYDLYMTPPFATAHLETIHPILMSHGVIVGMALSGIAFFGVSLATKRSSSVNLAPFFKDEAENLAAEEAKAVDADSPDFQTFVTTIDEQAVGERAHLHVRMESSASLNWKRFVEALHTTYPAWVTSTGIDSIYRLVQADMLACVSITRGNNDKEIWFASEPNVNDIELQKKELFVAYNEVSQALESIGIFISIPENK
- a CDS encoding DUF5817 domain-containing protein encodes the protein MSDWEKHYVVVVCPKCRIQSQIVEDTGQKTIRCQNCGANLKFRKLRQFHNSTDLEEAILARTKLQASLVGKGTASIISTVEVDESKIKEKADDVTRPRKPLEIVLSNIPEKGNISHEELKSSAGKLGLGEEKFETTLRKLLESGHIYEPKNGFFRRA